A DNA window from Salvelinus namaycush isolate Seneca chromosome 30, SaNama_1.0, whole genome shotgun sequence contains the following coding sequences:
- the LOC120024906 gene encoding cytochrome b-c1 complex subunit Rieske, mitochondrial has translation MMSLAARSGAFSPYLQATNYAVAGPLKALIPGVVVKGENVLVDTKKPFLTRESLNGQSPKTGPAVSVSINAKAAVRFAHTDIKVPDFSDYRRPELLDPNKSSQESSESRKTFSYLVTGATAVVGVYTAKTVATQFISSMSASADVLAMSKIEVKLGEIPEGKNMTFKWRGKPLFIRHRSEKEIAVEEAVDMAELRDPQHDKDRVANPKWIIVIGVCTHLGCVPIANAGDYGGYYCPCHGSHYDASGRIRKGPAPLNLEVPYYEFPDEDTVIVG, from the exons ATGATGTCCCTTGCCGCTCGTTCGGGGGCATTTTCCCCATACTTGCAGGCAACGAACTATGCAGTTGCTGGACCACTCAAAGCACTTATTCCAGGGGTGGTTGTAAAGGGAGAGAACGTGTTGGTAGACACGAAGAAACCTTTCCTAACCCGCGAGTCCCTGAACGGTCAGAGCCCCAAGACTGGGCCGGCAGTATCAGTTAGCATAAATG CAAAAGCTGCAGTCCGCTTCGCTCACACTGACATCAAGGTGCCAGATTTCTCCGATTACCGTCGGCCTGAGTTGCTTGACCCCAATAAATCTTCTCAGGAGAGCAGCGAGTCCAGGAAGACCTTCTCCTACCTTGTCACCGGGGCCACAGCCGTGGTGGGTGTCTACACAGCCAAGACCGTGGCCACACAGTTTATCTCTTCCATGAGTGCCTCAGCTGATGTCCTGGCCATGTCCAAGATCGAGGTCAAGCTGGGAGAGATCCCAGAGGGCAAGAATATGACCTTCAAGTGGAGGGGCAAGCCTCTGTTCATCCGCCACCGGTCTGAGAAAGAGATCGCCGTCGAGGAAGCTGTGGATATGGCTGAGCTTCGTGACCCCCAGCACGACAAGGACCGCGTCGCCAACCCAAAATGGATCATTGTCATCGGCGTGTGCACCCACCTGGGCTGTGTACCCATCGCCAATGCTGGTGACTATGGAGGATACTACTGCCCCTGCCATGGCTCTCACTACGATGCCTCTGGCCGCATCAGGAAAGGCCCAGCCCCACTCAACCTGGAGGTGCCCTACTATGAGTTCCCAGATGAGGACACAGTAATTGTAGGCTAA